In Amycolatopsis methanolica 239, a single genomic region encodes these proteins:
- a CDS encoding pyridoxamine 5'-phosphate oxidase family protein — translation MLDPFGLEVLGREQCLELLATAGIGRVVFTTRGLPAVQPVRFVLADDAVNFGAPAASPLFAAAHDGVVAFEADAFAPDLGSGWWVTVLGRARATRERARAWPASTADDRWIRIPLEVVSGRRLVG, via the coding sequence ATGCTCGATCCGTTCGGACTGGAAGTGCTGGGGCGGGAGCAGTGCCTGGAGCTGCTCGCCACCGCCGGGATCGGGCGGGTCGTGTTCACCACGCGCGGCCTGCCCGCCGTCCAGCCGGTCCGGTTCGTGCTGGCGGACGACGCCGTCAACTTCGGCGCGCCTGCCGCGAGCCCGCTGTTCGCCGCGGCGCACGACGGAGTGGTCGCGTTCGAGGCCGACGCCTTCGCCCCGGACCTCGGGTCCGGCTGGTGGGTGACGGTGCTCGGCCGGGCGCGGGCCACCCGGGAACGCGCCAGGGCGTGGCCGGCGAGCACCGCCGATGACCGTTGGATCCGCATCCCGTTGGAAGTAGTCTCGGGTCGGCGGCTCGTGGGGTAG
- a CDS encoding inositol monophosphatase family protein — protein sequence MSTKIAWPVPAPGLPENVHPALAAMARAASAAYGDARRRHTRAELAEKVADGADGTPTMRVDEIVEAAIAEEADRHRVNLLSEEVGFVDNGSAVTLVVDPVDGSNNAANGVPLSCFGGTVAVDGQATEALTVWLDTGRAWHARAGEPVPFRTTGRTALTGATVNLLRPHKRNAEAWMRVADKAQRVRILSTTVLECALVAEGSVDAFCDPGSDTHRLVDLATAMVTVPAAGGAVIDVRGRPLEIDPDLTRRWSGIAAASRALADDLAAIVLG from the coding sequence ATGAGCACGAAGATCGCGTGGCCGGTGCCCGCCCCGGGCCTTCCCGAGAACGTCCACCCCGCACTGGCCGCGATGGCTCGCGCCGCCAGCGCCGCCTACGGGGACGCCCGCCGCAGGCACACCCGCGCGGAGCTGGCCGAGAAGGTCGCCGACGGCGCGGACGGCACCCCGACGATGCGCGTGGACGAGATCGTCGAGGCCGCGATCGCCGAGGAGGCGGACCGGCACCGCGTCAACCTGCTCAGCGAGGAGGTCGGTTTCGTCGACAACGGCTCCGCGGTGACGCTCGTCGTCGATCCGGTCGACGGCTCCAACAACGCCGCCAACGGGGTGCCGCTGAGCTGCTTCGGCGGCACGGTCGCGGTCGACGGCCAGGCGACCGAGGCGCTCACCGTGTGGCTGGACACCGGCCGCGCCTGGCACGCCCGCGCCGGCGAGCCGGTCCCGTTCCGCACCACCGGCCGCACCGCTCTGACCGGCGCGACGGTCAACCTGCTCCGCCCGCACAAGCGCAACGCCGAAGCCTGGATGCGCGTCGCGGACAAGGCCCAGCGCGTGCGGATCCTGTCCACCACGGTGCTGGAGTGCGCACTGGTCGCCGAAGGCTCGGTCGACGCGTTCTGCGACCCCGGCTCGGACACCCACCGGCTGGTCGACCTCGCGACGGCGATGGTGACGGTGCCCGCGGCCGGCGGCGCGGTGATCGACGTGCGCGGCCGCCCCCTGGAGATCGACCCGGACCTGACCCGCCGCTGGTCCGGGATCGCCGCCGCGAGCCGCGCACTGGCCGACGACCTCGCCGCGATCGTCCTCGGCTAG
- a CDS encoding FBP domain-containing protein, with the protein MQPLDENRIRKSFVNCSKGEAQRLALPAGLAGLDWSEVDFLGWRDPRAAQNAYLVAPYGDEVVGVALRAAAKHRSSVKSSLCAFCGTIHAATDVSLFAARRIGAAGKQGNTVGTYACADLACGLYLRGKRRPAVHNPVDRAPLAERVERMLANVARFLDEVTTNNVG; encoded by the coding sequence GTGCAACCCCTTGACGAGAACCGCATCCGCAAGTCGTTCGTGAACTGCTCGAAGGGGGAGGCGCAACGGCTGGCGCTGCCGGCGGGACTGGCCGGGCTCGACTGGTCCGAAGTGGACTTCCTGGGCTGGCGGGACCCGCGTGCGGCGCAGAACGCCTACCTCGTCGCGCCTTACGGGGACGAGGTGGTCGGAGTCGCGTTGCGGGCCGCGGCGAAGCACCGGAGCTCTGTGAAGTCCTCGTTGTGCGCCTTCTGCGGAACGATCCACGCGGCGACGGACGTGTCGCTGTTCGCCGCCCGGCGGATCGGCGCGGCGGGGAAGCAGGGCAACACCGTCGGAACGTACGCGTGCGCCGACCTGGCTTGCGGGCTGTACCTGCGGGGCAAGCGCCGCCCGGCGGTGCACAACCCGGTGGACCGCGCGCCGTTGGCGGAGCGGGTGGAGCGGATGCTGGCCAACGTGGCGCGCTTCCTGGACGAGGTGACGACCAACAACGTCGGCTGA
- a CDS encoding bifunctional FO biosynthesis protein CofGH — protein MASAPTASAMRRALARARDGKTLDITEATVLLHARDEDLETLSEHASRIRDAGLALAGREGVITYSGSVFIPLTRLCRDRCGYCTFATVPGKLDAPFLSPDEVLEIARKGAAMGCKEALFTLGDRPEDRWKQAREWLDAHGYDDTLSYVRAMAILVLEQTGLLPHLNPGVMGWQDLQRLKPVAASMGMMLETTATRLWSERGGPHYGSPDKDPAVRLRVLEDAGRTSVPFTTGILIGIGENYEERADSLFAIRKVARQYGSIQEVIVQNFRAKPDTKMRATPDADLQELAATIAVARLVLGPKMRIQAPPNLIGSQYDLMLRAGIDDWGGVSPVTPDHVNPERAWPHIDELRRQTEKAGYTLRERLPVYPEYVLAGEPWLDPRIAGHVAALADPKTGLAREDVVVEGRPWQEPDGGWQDQAGTGRTDLHVEVDTTGRTEDRRSDFDSVYGDWKELASQVPTAPQRMDTDIAEALRRAERDPAGLSDEDALALLHADGAELEALASLADGLRRDVNGDDVTFVVTRNINFTNVCYTGCRFCAFAQRRTDVDAYTLSLSQVGDRVDQAWEAGATEICMQGGIHPDMPGTAYFDLAAEVKRRQPDIHLHSYSPMEVVNGASRTNLSIRDWLTRAHESGVDSLPGTAAEILDDDVRWVLTKGKLPASSWIEVVSTAHELGIPTTSTMMYGHVDTPAHWVGHIKLIADLQRRALEKTGRRGFTEFVLLPFIHQNAPIYLAGLSRPGPTKRENRAVHALARILLHGLIDNIQCSWVKLGEDTCRDVLNGGVNDLGGTLMEETISRMAGADNGSYKTISELEAMVAPIDRPLVQRTTTYGRPSPDRVAAALASDGVTQAVRRPLPLPIVS, from the coding sequence ATGGCATCCGCTCCCACCGCCTCCGCGATGCGCCGCGCGCTGGCCCGTGCCCGCGACGGCAAGACCCTCGACATCACCGAGGCGACCGTGCTGTTGCACGCGCGCGACGAAGACCTCGAAACGCTGTCCGAGCACGCCTCCCGAATTCGCGACGCCGGGCTGGCGCTGGCCGGCCGCGAAGGCGTCATCACCTACAGCGGCAGCGTGTTCATCCCGCTGACCCGCCTGTGCCGCGACCGCTGCGGGTACTGCACGTTCGCGACGGTTCCGGGCAAACTGGACGCCCCGTTCCTGTCGCCGGACGAGGTGCTGGAGATCGCGCGCAAGGGCGCGGCGATGGGCTGCAAGGAAGCCCTGTTCACCCTCGGCGACCGCCCGGAGGACCGCTGGAAGCAGGCCCGCGAGTGGCTCGACGCGCACGGCTACGACGACACGCTGTCGTACGTGCGCGCGATGGCCATCCTGGTGCTGGAGCAGACCGGTCTGCTGCCGCACCTCAACCCCGGCGTGATGGGCTGGCAGGACCTGCAGCGGCTCAAGCCGGTCGCCGCGTCGATGGGCATGATGCTGGAGACCACCGCGACCCGGCTGTGGAGCGAGCGCGGCGGCCCGCACTACGGCTCGCCGGACAAGGACCCGGCCGTGCGGCTGCGCGTGCTGGAGGACGCCGGCCGGACGTCGGTGCCGTTCACCACCGGCATCCTGATCGGCATCGGCGAGAACTACGAGGAGCGCGCCGACTCGCTGTTCGCGATCCGCAAGGTGGCGCGCCAGTACGGCAGCATCCAGGAAGTCATCGTGCAGAACTTCCGCGCGAAGCCGGACACCAAGATGCGCGCCACGCCCGACGCCGACCTGCAGGAGCTGGCCGCGACGATCGCCGTCGCGCGGCTCGTGCTCGGCCCGAAGATGCGCATCCAGGCGCCGCCGAACCTGATCGGCAGCCAATACGACCTGATGCTGCGCGCCGGAATCGACGACTGGGGCGGCGTGTCGCCGGTGACGCCGGACCACGTCAACCCGGAGCGGGCGTGGCCGCACATCGACGAACTGCGGCGGCAGACCGAGAAGGCCGGCTACACGCTGCGTGAGCGGCTGCCGGTCTACCCCGAGTACGTGCTCGCCGGCGAGCCGTGGCTGGACCCGCGCATCGCCGGTCACGTCGCCGCCCTGGCCGATCCGAAGACCGGACTGGCGCGCGAGGACGTCGTGGTGGAGGGCCGCCCGTGGCAGGAGCCGGACGGCGGCTGGCAGGACCAGGCCGGCACCGGCCGCACCGACCTGCACGTCGAGGTCGACACCACGGGCCGCACCGAGGACCGGCGCAGCGACTTCGACTCGGTGTACGGCGACTGGAAGGAACTCGCTTCGCAGGTTCCGACGGCGCCGCAGCGGATGGACACCGACATCGCGGAAGCGTTGCGCCGCGCGGAACGCGACCCGGCCGGTCTGTCCGATGAGGACGCTCTGGCGCTGCTGCACGCGGACGGCGCCGAGCTGGAGGCGCTCGCCTCGCTGGCGGACGGGCTGCGCCGGGACGTCAACGGCGACGACGTCACGTTCGTGGTCACGCGGAACATCAACTTCACCAACGTCTGCTACACCGGCTGCCGGTTCTGCGCGTTCGCGCAGCGCCGCACGGACGTCGACGCCTACACCCTGTCGCTGTCGCAGGTCGGCGACCGGGTCGACCAGGCGTGGGAGGCCGGGGCGACGGAGATCTGCATGCAGGGCGGGATCCACCCGGACATGCCCGGCACGGCGTACTTCGACCTGGCGGCCGAGGTGAAGCGGCGGCAGCCGGACATCCACCTGCACTCCTACAGCCCGATGGAGGTCGTGAACGGCGCGTCCAGGACGAACCTGTCCATCCGGGACTGGCTGACGCGCGCGCACGAGTCCGGTGTGGACTCACTGCCGGGCACGGCGGCGGAGATCCTGGACGACGACGTGCGGTGGGTGCTCACCAAGGGCAAGCTGCCCGCGTCGAGCTGGATCGAGGTGGTGTCCACGGCGCACGAGCTGGGCATCCCGACGACGTCGACGATGATGTACGGGCACGTCGACACGCCCGCCCACTGGGTCGGGCACATCAAGCTGATCGCCGACCTGCAGCGGCGAGCGCTCGAGAAGACGGGGCGGCGCGGGTTCACCGAGTTCGTGCTGCTGCCGTTCATCCACCAGAACGCGCCGATCTACCTGGCCGGGCTGTCCCGCCCCGGCCCGACGAAGCGCGAGAACCGGGCGGTGCACGCGCTGGCGCGGATCCTGCTGCACGGCCTGATCGACAACATCCAGTGCTCGTGGGTGAAGCTGGGTGAGGACACCTGCCGGGACGTGCTGAACGGTGGCGTCAACGACCTCGGCGGCACGCTGATGGAGGAGACGATCAGCCGCATGGCGGGCGCGGACAACGGCTCGTACAAGACGATCAGCGAGCTGGAGGCGATGGTCGCCCCGATCGACCGCCCGCTGGTCCAGCGGACGACGACGTACGGCCGCCCATCGCCGGACCGCGTAGCGGCCGCGCTCGCCTCCGACGGAGTCACCCAGGCCGTCCGACGCCCGCTGCCGCTGCCGATCGTGAGCTGA